One Oncorhynchus kisutch isolate 150728-3 linkage group LG13, Okis_V2, whole genome shotgun sequence DNA window includes the following coding sequences:
- the LOC109902156 gene encoding SH3 domain-containing kinase-binding protein 1-like isoform X3 has product MEVLVLIAFESTMGDEMTVQVGDVVTSVSNASEEGWLEGELRGKRGIFPSNFVKEVPVYLIGDSKREPRSIRKSARMIKQTRKCEVAFAYSPLNEDELELVVGETIEILREIEDGWWMGMKSGKVGAFPSNFTKEIFVSPKDVKHNESKTRPKLSDTMFSKETKLPQRTSVRNKTKNLKECCQVMFDYPALTEDELNLKKGDIVTIITKETEDEGWWEGEMNGHRGFFPDNFVMVIPTTDGLQSGSTSQPPARRGTERRSDKAEGSAMEKSSPAKAKDEKPESKDLRSNPPTKFKLPAPSRPAQPPPVKDKPLKFGSSKANGDLLPLSPKCSEDSNSDQFDGVEVSPEKLSHPTANRAKPPQRRPPSALVSSPQISESHSPPSKPEHSTKNPVPSRLALPKAVVEARATQEEKPCLDSLHAEVRELKMVLELLQNRHERDIQELKEELRDERNKRVALQEEVHGLRTKH; this is encoded by the exons ATGG AGGTGCTGGTGCTGATAGCCTTTGAGAGCACAATGGGAGATGAGATGACGGTGCAGGTGGGAGACGTAGTGACGAGTGTCTCCAATGCCAGCGAGGAGGGCTGGCTGGAGGGGGAACTGAGGGGCAAGAGGGGCATCTTCCCCTCTAACTTCGTCAAG GAGGTGCCAGTGTATTTGATCGGTGACAGCAAGAGGGAACCAAGAAGCATACGGAAAT CAGCAAGGATGATTAAGCAAACAAGGAAGTGTGAGGTGGCCTTTGCCTACAGTCCCTTGAATGAGGACGAGCTGGAGCTGGTTGTCGGGGAGACCATTGAGATCCTCAGAGAG ATTGAAGATGGGTGGTGGATGGGAATGAAAAGTGGTAAAGTGGGAGCATTTCCATCAAACTTCACCAAAGAGATATTTGTCTCTCCAAAAG ATGTCAAGCATAACGAGAGCAAAACCAGACCCAAACTCTCAGATACAATGTTTAGTAAAGAG aCAAAGCTACCTCAGAGGACGAGTGTTaggaacaaaacaaaaaatt TGAAGGAATGTTGTCAAGTCATGTTCGACTATCCAGCCTTGACTGAGGATGAGTTAAATCTAAAGAAGGGAGACATTGTTACAATCATCACCAAG GAAACAGAGGACGAGGGctggtgggagggagagatgaacggACACAGAGGTTTTTTCCCCGACAACTTTGTCATGGTGATACCGACGACAGATGGTCTCCAA TCTGGGAGCACCAGCCAACCACCTGCGCGCCGTGGCACGGAAAGACGCTCAG ACAAGGCAGAGGGTTCAGCGATGGAGAAGAGCAGCCCTGCAAAAGCAAAag ATGAGAAACCAGAGAGTAAAGACCTGAGAAGCAATCCCCCAACCAAATTCAAGCTCCCTGCTCCAAGTAGACCTGCACAACCACCTCCAGTGAAGGACAAGCCTCTGAAGTTTGGTAGTAGCAA AGCCAATGGTGACCTCCTTCCTCTTTCACCAAAATGTTCAGAGGACAGCAACTCGGACCAGTTTGACGGAGTGGAGGTGTCCCCTGAGAAACTGAGTCACCCCACAGCCAACAGAGCCAAACCCCCACAGAGACGACCCCCATCAGCCCTTGTCTCCAGTCCACAG ATTTCAGAAAGTCATTCACCACCATCCAAGCCTGAGCATTCTACCAAGAATCCAGTACCTTCCAGGCTAGCACTTCCCAAGGCTGTAGTGGAGGCCAGGGCAACCCAGGAGGAGAAGCCTTGTCTGGACAGCCTACACGCTGAGGTCAGGGAGCTGAAGATGGTTCTGGAGCTGCTGCAAAACAGACATGA ACGAGACATACAGGAACTGAAAGAGGAACTGAGAGACGAGAGAAACAAACGTGTGGCGCTGCAG GAGGAGGTACATGGTCTTAGGACTAAACATTAA
- the LOC109902156 gene encoding CD2-associated protein-like isoform X4, whose amino-acid sequence MEVLVLIAFESTMGDEMTVQVGDVVTSVSNASEEGWLEGELRGKRGIFPSNFVKEVPVYLIGDSKREPRSIRKSRMIKQTRKCEVAFAYSPLNEDELELVVGETIEILREIEDGWWMGMKSGKVGAFPSNFTKEIFVSPKDVKHNESKTRPKLSDTMFSKETKLPQRTSVRNKTKNLKECCQVMFDYPALTEDELNLKKGDIVTIITKETEDEGWWEGEMNGHRGFFPDNFVMVIPTTDGLQSGSTSQPPARRGTERRSDKAEGSAMEKSSPAKAKDEKPESKDLRSNPPTKFKLPAPSRPAQPPPVKDKPLKFGSSKANGDLLPLSPKCSEDSNSDQFDGVEVSPEKLSHPTANRAKPPQRRPPSALVSSPQISESHSPPSKPEHSTKNPVPSRLALPKAVVEARATQEEKPCLDSLHAEVRELKMVLELLQNRHERDIQELKEELRDERNKRVALQEEVHGLRTKH is encoded by the exons ATGG AGGTGCTGGTGCTGATAGCCTTTGAGAGCACAATGGGAGATGAGATGACGGTGCAGGTGGGAGACGTAGTGACGAGTGTCTCCAATGCCAGCGAGGAGGGCTGGCTGGAGGGGGAACTGAGGGGCAAGAGGGGCATCTTCCCCTCTAACTTCGTCAAG GAGGTGCCAGTGTATTTGATCGGTGACAGCAAGAGGGAACCAAGAAGCATACGGAAAT CAAGGATGATTAAGCAAACAAGGAAGTGTGAGGTGGCCTTTGCCTACAGTCCCTTGAATGAGGACGAGCTGGAGCTGGTTGTCGGGGAGACCATTGAGATCCTCAGAGAG ATTGAAGATGGGTGGTGGATGGGAATGAAAAGTGGTAAAGTGGGAGCATTTCCATCAAACTTCACCAAAGAGATATTTGTCTCTCCAAAAG ATGTCAAGCATAACGAGAGCAAAACCAGACCCAAACTCTCAGATACAATGTTTAGTAAAGAG aCAAAGCTACCTCAGAGGACGAGTGTTaggaacaaaacaaaaaatt TGAAGGAATGTTGTCAAGTCATGTTCGACTATCCAGCCTTGACTGAGGATGAGTTAAATCTAAAGAAGGGAGACATTGTTACAATCATCACCAAG GAAACAGAGGACGAGGGctggtgggagggagagatgaacggACACAGAGGTTTTTTCCCCGACAACTTTGTCATGGTGATACCGACGACAGATGGTCTCCAA TCTGGGAGCACCAGCCAACCACCTGCGCGCCGTGGCACGGAAAGACGCTCAG ACAAGGCAGAGGGTTCAGCGATGGAGAAGAGCAGCCCTGCAAAAGCAAAag ATGAGAAACCAGAGAGTAAAGACCTGAGAAGCAATCCCCCAACCAAATTCAAGCTCCCTGCTCCAAGTAGACCTGCACAACCACCTCCAGTGAAGGACAAGCCTCTGAAGTTTGGTAGTAGCAA AGCCAATGGTGACCTCCTTCCTCTTTCACCAAAATGTTCAGAGGACAGCAACTCGGACCAGTTTGACGGAGTGGAGGTGTCCCCTGAGAAACTGAGTCACCCCACAGCCAACAGAGCCAAACCCCCACAGAGACGACCCCCATCAGCCCTTGTCTCCAGTCCACAG ATTTCAGAAAGTCATTCACCACCATCCAAGCCTGAGCATTCTACCAAGAATCCAGTACCTTCCAGGCTAGCACTTCCCAAGGCTGTAGTGGAGGCCAGGGCAACCCAGGAGGAGAAGCCTTGTCTGGACAGCCTACACGCTGAGGTCAGGGAGCTGAAGATGGTTCTGGAGCTGCTGCAAAACAGACATGA ACGAGACATACAGGAACTGAAAGAGGAACTGAGAGACGAGAGAAACAAACGTGTGGCGCTGCAG GAGGAGGTACATGGTCTTAGGACTAAACATTAA
- the LOC109902156 gene encoding CD2-associated protein-like isoform X2, which yields MEVLVLIAFESTMGDEMTVQVGDVVTSVSNASEEGWLEGELRGKRGIFPSNFVKEVPVYLIGDSKREPRSIRKSRMIKQTRKCEVAFAYSPLNEDELELVVGETIEILREIEDGWWMGMKSGKVGAFPSNFTKEIFVSPKDVKHNESKTRPKLSDTMFSKETKLPQRTSVRNKTKNLKECCQVMFDYPALTEDELNLKKGDIVTIITKETEDEGWWEGEMNGHRGFFPDNFVMVIPTTDGLQSGSTSQPPARRGTERRSDKAEGSAMEKSSPAKAKDEKPESKDLRSNPPTKFKLPAPSRPAQPPPVKDKPLKFGSSKANGDLLPLSPKCSEDSNSDQFDGVEVSPEKLSHPTANRAKPPQRRPPSALVSSPQALSGRDQTEAEKLPKLLEISESHSPPSKPEHSTKNPVPSRLALPKAVVEARATQEEKPCLDSLHAEVRELKMVLELLQNRHERDIQELKEELRDERNKRVALQEEVHGLRTKH from the exons ATGG AGGTGCTGGTGCTGATAGCCTTTGAGAGCACAATGGGAGATGAGATGACGGTGCAGGTGGGAGACGTAGTGACGAGTGTCTCCAATGCCAGCGAGGAGGGCTGGCTGGAGGGGGAACTGAGGGGCAAGAGGGGCATCTTCCCCTCTAACTTCGTCAAG GAGGTGCCAGTGTATTTGATCGGTGACAGCAAGAGGGAACCAAGAAGCATACGGAAAT CAAGGATGATTAAGCAAACAAGGAAGTGTGAGGTGGCCTTTGCCTACAGTCCCTTGAATGAGGACGAGCTGGAGCTGGTTGTCGGGGAGACCATTGAGATCCTCAGAGAG ATTGAAGATGGGTGGTGGATGGGAATGAAAAGTGGTAAAGTGGGAGCATTTCCATCAAACTTCACCAAAGAGATATTTGTCTCTCCAAAAG ATGTCAAGCATAACGAGAGCAAAACCAGACCCAAACTCTCAGATACAATGTTTAGTAAAGAG aCAAAGCTACCTCAGAGGACGAGTGTTaggaacaaaacaaaaaatt TGAAGGAATGTTGTCAAGTCATGTTCGACTATCCAGCCTTGACTGAGGATGAGTTAAATCTAAAGAAGGGAGACATTGTTACAATCATCACCAAG GAAACAGAGGACGAGGGctggtgggagggagagatgaacggACACAGAGGTTTTTTCCCCGACAACTTTGTCATGGTGATACCGACGACAGATGGTCTCCAA TCTGGGAGCACCAGCCAACCACCTGCGCGCCGTGGCACGGAAAGACGCTCAG ACAAGGCAGAGGGTTCAGCGATGGAGAAGAGCAGCCCTGCAAAAGCAAAag ATGAGAAACCAGAGAGTAAAGACCTGAGAAGCAATCCCCCAACCAAATTCAAGCTCCCTGCTCCAAGTAGACCTGCACAACCACCTCCAGTGAAGGACAAGCCTCTGAAGTTTGGTAGTAGCAA AGCCAATGGTGACCTCCTTCCTCTTTCACCAAAATGTTCAGAGGACAGCAACTCGGACCAGTTTGACGGAGTGGAGGTGTCCCCTGAGAAACTGAGTCACCCCACAGCCAACAGAGCCAAACCCCCACAGAGACGACCCCCATCAGCCCTTGTCTCCAGTCCACAG GCTCTGAGTGGCAGGGACCAGACAGAAGCAGAGAAATTGCCTAAACTGCTGGAG ATTTCAGAAAGTCATTCACCACCATCCAAGCCTGAGCATTCTACCAAGAATCCAGTACCTTCCAGGCTAGCACTTCCCAAGGCTGTAGTGGAGGCCAGGGCAACCCAGGAGGAGAAGCCTTGTCTGGACAGCCTACACGCTGAGGTCAGGGAGCTGAAGATGGTTCTGGAGCTGCTGCAAAACAGACATGA ACGAGACATACAGGAACTGAAAGAGGAACTGAGAGACGAGAGAAACAAACGTGTGGCGCTGCAG GAGGAGGTACATGGTCTTAGGACTAAACATTAA
- the LOC109902156 gene encoding SH3 domain-containing kinase-binding protein 1-like isoform X1 has protein sequence MEVLVLIAFESTMGDEMTVQVGDVVTSVSNASEEGWLEGELRGKRGIFPSNFVKEVPVYLIGDSKREPRSIRKSARMIKQTRKCEVAFAYSPLNEDELELVVGETIEILREIEDGWWMGMKSGKVGAFPSNFTKEIFVSPKDVKHNESKTRPKLSDTMFSKETKLPQRTSVRNKTKNLKECCQVMFDYPALTEDELNLKKGDIVTIITKETEDEGWWEGEMNGHRGFFPDNFVMVIPTTDGLQSGSTSQPPARRGTERRSDKAEGSAMEKSSPAKAKDEKPESKDLRSNPPTKFKLPAPSRPAQPPPVKDKPLKFGSSKANGDLLPLSPKCSEDSNSDQFDGVEVSPEKLSHPTANRAKPPQRRPPSALVSSPQALSGRDQTEAEKLPKLLEISESHSPPSKPEHSTKNPVPSRLALPKAVVEARATQEEKPCLDSLHAEVRELKMVLELLQNRHERDIQELKEELRDERNKRVALQEEVHGLRTKH, from the exons ATGG AGGTGCTGGTGCTGATAGCCTTTGAGAGCACAATGGGAGATGAGATGACGGTGCAGGTGGGAGACGTAGTGACGAGTGTCTCCAATGCCAGCGAGGAGGGCTGGCTGGAGGGGGAACTGAGGGGCAAGAGGGGCATCTTCCCCTCTAACTTCGTCAAG GAGGTGCCAGTGTATTTGATCGGTGACAGCAAGAGGGAACCAAGAAGCATACGGAAAT CAGCAAGGATGATTAAGCAAACAAGGAAGTGTGAGGTGGCCTTTGCCTACAGTCCCTTGAATGAGGACGAGCTGGAGCTGGTTGTCGGGGAGACCATTGAGATCCTCAGAGAG ATTGAAGATGGGTGGTGGATGGGAATGAAAAGTGGTAAAGTGGGAGCATTTCCATCAAACTTCACCAAAGAGATATTTGTCTCTCCAAAAG ATGTCAAGCATAACGAGAGCAAAACCAGACCCAAACTCTCAGATACAATGTTTAGTAAAGAG aCAAAGCTACCTCAGAGGACGAGTGTTaggaacaaaacaaaaaatt TGAAGGAATGTTGTCAAGTCATGTTCGACTATCCAGCCTTGACTGAGGATGAGTTAAATCTAAAGAAGGGAGACATTGTTACAATCATCACCAAG GAAACAGAGGACGAGGGctggtgggagggagagatgaacggACACAGAGGTTTTTTCCCCGACAACTTTGTCATGGTGATACCGACGACAGATGGTCTCCAA TCTGGGAGCACCAGCCAACCACCTGCGCGCCGTGGCACGGAAAGACGCTCAG ACAAGGCAGAGGGTTCAGCGATGGAGAAGAGCAGCCCTGCAAAAGCAAAag ATGAGAAACCAGAGAGTAAAGACCTGAGAAGCAATCCCCCAACCAAATTCAAGCTCCCTGCTCCAAGTAGACCTGCACAACCACCTCCAGTGAAGGACAAGCCTCTGAAGTTTGGTAGTAGCAA AGCCAATGGTGACCTCCTTCCTCTTTCACCAAAATGTTCAGAGGACAGCAACTCGGACCAGTTTGACGGAGTGGAGGTGTCCCCTGAGAAACTGAGTCACCCCACAGCCAACAGAGCCAAACCCCCACAGAGACGACCCCCATCAGCCCTTGTCTCCAGTCCACAG GCTCTGAGTGGCAGGGACCAGACAGAAGCAGAGAAATTGCCTAAACTGCTGGAG ATTTCAGAAAGTCATTCACCACCATCCAAGCCTGAGCATTCTACCAAGAATCCAGTACCTTCCAGGCTAGCACTTCCCAAGGCTGTAGTGGAGGCCAGGGCAACCCAGGAGGAGAAGCCTTGTCTGGACAGCCTACACGCTGAGGTCAGGGAGCTGAAGATGGTTCTGGAGCTGCTGCAAAACAGACATGA ACGAGACATACAGGAACTGAAAGAGGAACTGAGAGACGAGAGAAACAAACGTGTGGCGCTGCAG GAGGAGGTACATGGTCTTAGGACTAAACATTAA